The Mytilus trossulus isolate FHL-02 chromosome 13, PNRI_Mtr1.1.1.hap1, whole genome shotgun sequence genome has a segment encoding these proteins:
- the LOC134695319 gene encoding putative nuclease HARBI1, translating into MAALDLALFHVPIQRKEKTFRSKEELTLDYTDTELRARYRFGREGILFLSDLVRDRLTRQTNRNHALSVEQQTMVTLRFLASGSFLQVIGLDKSTVSRVVDSVLDALCEKRNEFIQWPTNLNQTKAEFYEFAGFPNILGAIDGTDIRIKRPHHDEPSFINRKGYPSLNVQAVYDAKGRFTNITANWPGCCHDSHVFRTSQVSVNG; encoded by the exons ATGGCAGCCTTAGATTTAGCCTTGTTTCATGTACCaattcaaagaaaagaaaaaactttTAGAAGCAAAGAAGAACTTACCCTAGACTACACTGATACAGAACTTAGAGCACGCTACAGATTTGGGAGGGAAGGCATTTTATTCTTATCTGATCTAGTAAGGGACAGGTTGACACGTCAGACAAACCGGAATCATGCCCTCAGTGTAGAACAACAGACAATGGTGACATTGAGATTTCTTGCCAGTGGAAGTTTCCTCCAGGTCATAG GTTTGGACAAAAGCACAGTTTCAAGAGTGGTCGATTCTGTTTTAGATGCCCTTTGTGAAAAGAGGAACGAGTTCATTCAGTGGCCTACTAACCTTAACCAAACCAAAGCTGAATTTTACGAGTTTGCTGGGTTTCCAAACATTTTGGGTGCTATTGATGGGACAGATATAAGAATAAAGAGACCGCATCATGACGAACCTTCATTTATCAACAGAAAAGGCTACCCAAGCCTGAATGTTCAAGCAGTATATGATGCAAAGG gtAGATTTACAAACATAACTGCAAATTGGCCAGGTTGTTGTCATGATTCACATGTTTTCAGAACATCACAGGTGAGTGTAAATGgttga